CATGATGGTGCTTAGAAGGTCCGCTGCGTAGGCATCCGGATCTGTCTGCGGCATAGCGCGGTACCCCACAAACAATGCGGGAAGTTGCGCCTTTGGATCGTTGATGGTCTCGCGCACTTCGCCCGACATCGGTACATATTCACTCACAACCGGACGACGTGGCTCTGGTGCCTTTGGATATCCACCGAAGTAGGCATTGATGGTCTCACGAACGAGTGCTTCGTCAAAGTCTCCGCTTACAACGAGGATCGCATTGTTCGGTTGATAGTACATATCGTAGAAGGCTTTGAACTCTGCGATCGATGCACTGTCGATGTGTTGTGCCGATCCGATCGGCGACCACTGATACGGCGTCCCTTTGAAGAGCACAGCTTGCACCTTCTCCATCCACCCGCCATACGGTGCGTTATCGTAGCGGTTCTTGCGCTCCTCTTTCACCACACCGCGTTGGGTTTCTACACCCACCGCGTTCACATGCAGCTTTCGCATGCGTTGTGCTTCGATCCAAAGGGCAAGACGTACTTGATTGGATGGAAGAACGAAGTGATAGACGGTCTGGTCGTTGCTCGTGAATGCATTGAGCTGTCCGCCTGCCCCATTCACCATCTTATCGATGGTAGCACGCTCAATGGCATCTGTTGATTCGAACATCAGATGCTCAAAGAAGTGCGCAAATCCTGTTCGCGCAGGGTCTTCATCACGTGAGCCAACCTTATAGTGAACCACGGTGGCAACAACGGGGGCTGAATGATCCTCGTGGAGGATCACATGCAATCCATTCGGCAGGTCATACTCAGTATAGGCAAGGGGCTTTGTTTGCGCCATGGCCGACAACGAGAGACCCACGATGACAACAGCAAGGGCTGCCATCCGGGAGGTCTGACGATTCATAGGGAAGTGTTCTCGATCGATGTGAAACGAAACGGAAGATTACGAAGGATAAGGGGAATTCGTGCAGAGACCACGGCCAGAAGAGTAAGGATGAGTCCGAGGATCGGCATTGGATCTCCGAGAACAGCATACAACGTACGATCTCCACTTCGCTGCGCGGCGACCATAACAGCCCCCTGCGTCATTGGAGCAATGGCAGGATGCGGATCTTCCGACCCATCGGATCGAATGATACCACTTACTCCGGAGTTCGCACATCGGATCACATTCCTGCGTTGCTCGACAGCGCGCATGCGGGCAATGTCGTAGTGCTGCTCCGGTCCCCACGTGCCGTTATACCACGCGTCGTTTGTGATGACGCATAAGATGTCCGAACCATTGTTCACGAGATCCCTGGCAACTTCGGGATAGATCGACTCGATACAAATGATCGTTCCGATCCGAGCGAGTGTATCACTCCCCTTTACCACAGGGAGTGGGAGTCTGGTCTGCCCCTTCCCCCATGCTGAGATACCTACGCCCCATTCTATCCACGACATGGCGAACGTGAGCTGATCCGCAAAGGGCAATCGTTCTGCAAATGGCGTCAACATCGACTTCCGATGGACCGGAACATCACTTTTGCCGGCGTTGATCATCATGGCCGCGTTGAAGGCGTCGAAGCGGACAGAAGGATCCACGCGTGACTGTCTAGCAGAAGGAGGTGCTTGACCGGGTGCATAGATCATGATATCTGCATAGCCGGCCAGCAAGGAGATGGATGAGGTATCAACCCACTGCTGCAGAACATCCCATTCGGGCATGAACCGCGGGTCCCTGATGGTATAGGGTATCGACGTCTCACTCCACACAACGACGTCGGCCACTACGCCGCTGTTGCGCATCGAATCCGTTAACTGCTGATGCATCCGAACTTGAGCGCGGGTATCACCCCACTTATCCCATGGGTCCTCATTAGGCTGGATGATCATCACGCGTACGTCGCTGGCTGCTCCAACGAGATCAGCAGCCTTCCAGACTCCAATTCCAAGCCACGAGGCCAGCACCAGACAGAGTGCAACAGCTTGGTAGACAACGGTTCGACCAACAACACGCTGAAGCGTGAGATAGACGATAGCCACATTCACGCATGCGATCAGAAAGCTCAGACCGTATACACCAACGGTGTCGGCGATCTGCGCGAACGGTGTATGGATGAGCGAATATCCCGTTGTAAGCCACGGGTACGAGGCATCCGTTTGCCCATGAAGCCACTCAAAACCAGCAATGGAAAGGGGCGCCATGAACAACATCCAGCCAGTACCAAGTCTGCGTCGAATGGAAGCCAAGGCAACGAATGGAAGCATCAGAAAGAACGGATGAAAGAGCCAAAGGGCAATACCGCTTGCAAACAGATACGGATCGGTACGTTCTTGCCACGAGCATACCCACCAATTGGTGAGACCATGATAGATCACAAATGTGAGATAGAACCAAGCCACGATCTTC
This region of Ignavibacteria bacterium genomic DNA includes:
- a CDS encoding insulinase family protein — protein: MNRQTSRMAALAVVIVGLSLSAMAQTKPLAYTEYDLPNGLHVILHEDHSAPVVATVVHYKVGSRDEDPARTGFAHFFEHLMFESTDAIERATIDKMVNGAGGQLNAFTSNDQTVYHFVLPSNQVRLALWIEAQRMRKLHVNAVGVETQRGVVKEERKNRYDNAPYGGWMEKVQAVLFKGTPYQWSPIGSAQHIDSASIAEFKAFYDMYYQPNNAILVVSGDFDEALVRETINAYFGGYPKAPEPRRPVVSEYVPMSGEVRETINDPKAQLPALFVGYRAMPQTDPDAYAADLLSTIMSNGESSRLYRAIIDSQQVAVQANLSVFQREFTGMAFYVGIAAPGKGLADVEKSIDAEIARVIRDGVTDEELAKAKNITEANFVEGRTEVYEKALSLSNAYRFEKSTSAINDEMAKYMKVSKADIQRVAKRIFGTNERVVLTYLPVKG
- the lnt gene encoding apolipoprotein N-acyltransferase, translating into MSSILRAPFVRAALSGTLLGLAFPQVLPFGLAGVLSFLGFVPLLLAIIDDGRATRSWKIVAWFYLTFVIYHGLTNWWVCSWQERTDPYLFASGIALWLFHPFFLMLPFVALASIRRRLGTGWMLFMAPLSIAGFEWLHGQTDASYPWLTTGYSLIHTPFAQIADTVGVYGLSFLIACVNVAIVYLTLQRVVGRTVVYQAVALCLVLASWLGIGVWKAADLVGAASDVRVMIIQPNEDPWDKWGDTRAQVRMHQQLTDSMRNSGVVADVVVWSETSIPYTIRDPRFMPEWDVLQQWVDTSSISLLAGYADIMIYAPGQAPPSARQSRVDPSVRFDAFNAAMMINAGKSDVPVHRKSMLTPFAERLPFADQLTFAMSWIEWGVGISAWGKGQTRLPLPVVKGSDTLARIGTIICIESIYPEVARDLVNNGSDILCVITNDAWYNGTWGPEQHYDIARMRAVEQRRNVIRCANSGVSGIIRSDGSEDPHPAIAPMTQGAVMVAAQRSGDRTLYAVLGDPMPILGLILTLLAVVSARIPLILRNLPFRFTSIENTSL